From a region of the Halomonas sp. HL-93 genome:
- a CDS encoding CaiB/BaiF CoA transferase family protein, whose translation MIKHEDQPSTPTPLSDIKVLELGQLIAGPYCGQVLADFGAQVIKVEPPGKGDAMRQWGAEDSDTGEPLWWNVIARNKQSLTLDLRQTRGQEVLRKLAKDADVIIENFRPGTMERWGLSYDVLSQDNPGLVMVRVTGFGQDGPYASRAGFASVCEAMGGLRYLSGYPDRPPVRVGISIGDTLAGLHAALGTMMALHQRERTGHGQVVDSSIFESVLAMMESLIPEFARAGKVRERSGSFLSGIAPSNAYPARDGRDVIIGANQDTVFARLCQAMGQPGLADHPDYATHRARGEHQQAIDDLVAAWTRQHDAQHIVDLLAKAGVPAGLVYSAPDMLDDPHFKAREAIVEVSDHHGKPLPMQNVFPRLSRTPGSVRHVGPALGEHTETILAEWLGLAPDALDALRDERVI comes from the coding sequence ATGATTAAACACGAAGACCAACCCTCTACTCCTACTCCACTGAGTGACATTAAGGTCCTGGAACTCGGTCAACTGATTGCAGGCCCTTACTGCGGCCAAGTATTGGCTGACTTCGGTGCCCAGGTAATTAAAGTCGAACCGCCCGGCAAAGGTGACGCCATGCGCCAGTGGGGGGCGGAGGATAGTGATACGGGCGAGCCCCTCTGGTGGAACGTCATCGCCCGCAACAAGCAGTCGCTTACCTTGGATCTTCGCCAAACGCGTGGGCAAGAAGTATTACGCAAATTGGCCAAAGACGCCGATGTCATCATCGAGAACTTTCGTCCCGGCACTATGGAGCGCTGGGGGCTCTCATACGACGTGCTCTCGCAAGACAACCCAGGCTTGGTGATGGTAAGGGTTACCGGCTTCGGTCAGGACGGGCCTTATGCCTCAAGAGCCGGTTTCGCCTCAGTCTGCGAAGCCATGGGAGGGTTACGCTACTTAAGCGGCTACCCGGACCGCCCGCCGGTCCGCGTCGGCATTTCAATCGGTGATACATTGGCGGGCTTGCATGCCGCCCTCGGCACCATGATGGCCCTCCACCAACGCGAACGCACTGGACACGGCCAAGTGGTCGATAGCAGCATTTTTGAATCGGTACTGGCGATGATGGAAAGCCTGATTCCTGAATTCGCACGTGCCGGTAAGGTTCGCGAGCGCAGCGGTAGCTTTTTGAGCGGCATCGCTCCCTCCAATGCCTACCCCGCTCGGGACGGGCGCGACGTCATCATTGGAGCCAACCAAGACACCGTCTTCGCTCGCCTTTGCCAAGCAATGGGCCAGCCAGGCTTGGCCGACCATCCCGATTATGCCACGCACCGGGCGCGCGGCGAGCACCAGCAGGCCATCGATGACCTCGTAGCGGCCTGGACACGCCAGCACGACGCTCAGCACATCGTTGACCTTCTCGCTAAGGCAGGCGTCCCAGCGGGCCTGGTCTATAGCGCTCCCGACATGCTTGATGACCCGCATTTCAAGGCTCGGGAAGCCATCGTCGAAGTCTCCGATCACCACGGCAAACCACTGCCGATGCAGAACGTTTTCCCACGGCTATCCAGAACCCCGGGAAGTGTCCGCCACGTAGGACCCGCGCTCGGCGAGCACACCGAGACTATCCTCGCCGAGTGGCTCGGCCTCGCCCCCGACGCCCTCGACGCCCTGCGCGACGAACGCGTGATCTGA
- a CDS encoding LysR family transcriptional regulator: protein MKLSAADLKSLSVFLAVTEHRGFAGAQTALHMSQSAVSFHIRALEERVGFTVCRRGRQGFELTERGAIVYERAKLLLASVDDFDSEMSELRSSVYGTLRLGVVDNTIMDVDLDLQGVIGEFLRKNPKARLNINVSSPDRLIGEIANGDVQLGILPETAQMEGLQHRQVYTEVHGMYCAKRHPLFERDSHQLTVEDVIKHPFVVRPYANLQELKSFPNAQVGAHASNMEAQALMILSGHFIGNLPHYYAAHWVERGELKALLPDQVEIASPFCVVTRAGRRPSLIVRTFIQELVSRLWQESHLADANKGEEFTLNGYH, encoded by the coding sequence ATGAAGCTTTCAGCCGCTGATCTTAAAAGCCTTTCCGTCTTTCTGGCCGTCACCGAGCATCGTGGCTTCGCCGGTGCGCAAACGGCGCTCCACATGAGCCAATCCGCGGTCAGCTTCCACATTCGAGCACTTGAAGAACGCGTGGGGTTTACCGTCTGCCGACGGGGACGGCAGGGGTTTGAGCTGACCGAGCGTGGCGCCATTGTCTATGAGCGTGCCAAATTACTGCTGGCTTCGGTCGATGATTTTGACAGCGAGATGAGCGAGTTACGCAGTTCCGTCTATGGCACCCTTCGCTTAGGGGTGGTTGATAACACGATTATGGATGTAGACCTTGATCTACAAGGCGTCATTGGTGAGTTTTTACGCAAAAATCCCAAGGCACGCCTGAATATCAATGTGAGTAGCCCCGACCGTTTAATCGGTGAAATCGCCAACGGAGACGTACAACTTGGGATATTGCCTGAAACGGCCCAAATGGAAGGCTTGCAGCATCGTCAGGTCTATACCGAGGTGCATGGCATGTATTGCGCGAAACGCCATCCACTATTTGAACGCGACAGCCACCAACTCACGGTGGAAGATGTCATTAAGCACCCTTTCGTGGTCAGGCCTTACGCCAATCTTCAAGAGCTTAAGAGCTTTCCCAATGCACAGGTTGGTGCGCATGCCTCCAACATGGAGGCCCAAGCGTTAATGATCTTGAGCGGCCATTTTATTGGCAATTTACCCCATTACTACGCCGCTCATTGGGTTGAGCGTGGTGAGCTCAAAGCGCTACTGCCTGATCAAGTAGAGATCGCGTCGCCCTTTTGCGTCGTTACCCGTGCAGGTCGGCGCCCTTCTCTTATCGTGCGGACCTTTATTCAAGAACTCGTATCCAGGCTTTGGCAAGAATCGCATCTGGCCGATGCTAATAAAGGAGAGGAGTTCACACTTAATGGATATCATTAG
- a CDS encoding amino acid ABC transporter permease, protein MFDIAMLWEARELILQGLWNTVWICFLGCVLALSLGLVLAALRLANPRLFGYPVACYVEICRGIPLLILLFLLYYGGPSIGLDLSASVAGVVGIGLYGAGYFAEIYRGGFKSVPKGHVEAARMLGISPWHVLTRIQIPQMARLIVPPSTNQLIILVKESALISIISVDDLTKNATSIVNQTFQVIEPYLAVALLYWLIIELIARGGYALEKRLANRQPRPIEPRGDTRHAHG, encoded by the coding sequence ATGTTTGATATCGCAATGCTATGGGAAGCACGTGAACTTATTCTACAAGGCTTGTGGAACACGGTATGGATCTGCTTTTTGGGCTGCGTGCTGGCCCTTTCGCTCGGTTTGGTGCTTGCCGCCCTTAGGCTCGCGAACCCCCGGCTATTCGGCTATCCGGTGGCTTGTTACGTGGAGATATGTCGAGGAATTCCGCTGCTAATTCTGCTGTTTTTACTCTACTACGGTGGTCCAAGCATAGGTTTAGACTTAAGCGCGAGCGTCGCTGGCGTTGTCGGTATCGGGTTATACGGCGCGGGATATTTCGCAGAAATTTACCGGGGCGGTTTCAAGTCAGTTCCAAAAGGACATGTGGAAGCGGCGCGCATGCTCGGTATCTCCCCATGGCATGTGTTAACCCGAATCCAGATTCCTCAAATGGCGCGTTTGATAGTGCCGCCAAGCACCAACCAGCTAATCATTTTGGTGAAGGAGTCTGCCCTGATATCGATCATCTCGGTGGATGACCTGACCAAAAATGCCACGTCTATCGTCAATCAGACGTTTCAAGTCATTGAGCCCTACCTGGCGGTTGCCTTGCTCTACTGGCTGATCATCGAACTGATTGCACGAGGCGGCTATGCACTGGAGAAGCGCTTAGCCAATCGTCAGCCACGCCCCATCGAACCACGAGGAGATACCCGCCATGCCCATGGTTGA
- a CDS encoding M20 family metallo-hydrolase — protein sequence MVHDPASPNDQTACDLPAIAAAVNPRRLAKDLATLAMIGAREDGGVARLALDSHDISARRWLVEQASELGANASVDAMGNVFLDLPGSDPELAPVVTGSHLDSQPAGGKYDGALGVLAGLEALRALKAAGFTPRHPLSLVSWTNEEGARFSPGTSGSAVFCNVRSLEATRLIKDSEGMTMGHALDMCLAEMDAADVPRRPMATPMHAFIELHIEQGPILERKGASVGVVEGIQGVSWFEVTVEGSANHAGTTPRAHRRDALEGACAVATALREAARDSEDRVRFTIGKFDVSPGSVNTIPDRVTFSIDLRHPEGATLKALEATFNDITQQTWAGCRVTLASLSRIEPVAFPDTLTAQIDATAGELGITAPHLVSGAFHDAIHLANHCPTAMLFVPCHKGLSHHPDEHTELDDAVVGTQLLAASLARLSQ from the coding sequence ATGGTCCACGACCCTGCCTCGCCCAACGATCAAACCGCTTGTGATCTCCCTGCTATTGCGGCAGCCGTCAACCCGCGGCGTCTAGCCAAGGATCTGGCGACACTTGCGATGATCGGTGCTCGCGAAGATGGCGGTGTGGCGCGTTTAGCGTTGGACAGCCATGACATCAGTGCAAGGCGATGGCTTGTTGAACAGGCCAGCGAGCTAGGGGCTAACGCGAGCGTCGACGCGATGGGTAACGTATTTCTTGATCTGCCCGGCAGCGACCCAGAGCTAGCCCCTGTCGTGACAGGCAGTCATCTCGACAGCCAACCGGCAGGTGGCAAATACGATGGTGCATTGGGGGTATTAGCCGGCCTTGAAGCGCTTCGCGCGCTTAAAGCGGCTGGCTTTACCCCACGCCACCCTTTATCCCTGGTGAGCTGGACAAACGAAGAAGGGGCGCGTTTCTCTCCTGGAACCTCCGGGTCGGCAGTTTTCTGCAATGTGCGAAGCCTTGAGGCAACCCGGCTGATTAAAGATAGCGAGGGCATGACGATGGGGCATGCACTTGATATGTGCTTGGCCGAAATGGACGCCGCCGACGTGCCTCGTCGTCCGATGGCGACGCCTATGCACGCCTTTATTGAGTTGCACATTGAGCAAGGGCCCATCCTTGAGCGAAAGGGGGCCTCTGTGGGGGTCGTCGAGGGCATTCAGGGAGTGAGTTGGTTTGAAGTTACCGTGGAGGGTAGCGCCAACCACGCGGGCACCACACCGCGTGCCCATCGACGCGATGCATTAGAAGGCGCCTGCGCGGTGGCAACCGCGCTAAGGGAAGCAGCACGGGATAGCGAAGATCGTGTGCGCTTTACCATCGGCAAATTCGATGTCAGCCCTGGCTCAGTGAACACGATTCCCGACCGCGTCACCTTCAGTATCGATTTACGACACCCAGAGGGAGCAACACTCAAAGCATTGGAAGCCACGTTCAACGACATCACACAACAAACCTGGGCAGGTTGCCGGGTAACGCTTGCCTCGCTATCCCGGATTGAGCCGGTGGCTTTTCCTGACACCCTGACGGCACAAATCGATGCCACTGCAGGCGAGCTAGGGATCACTGCGCCTCACTTGGTATCGGGCGCCTTTCATGATGCCATTCATCTCGCCAACCACTGCCCAACGGCCATGCTGTTTGTGCCTTGTCACAAGGGGCTTAGTCATCATCCGGATGAACATACCGAGCTCGATGACGCCGTCGTTGGCACGCAACTGTTAGCCGCCAGCTTGGCGCGCTTAAGCCAATAA
- a CDS encoding transporter substrate-binding domain-containing protein, translating into MHRTTAITAGLLLSVSFASTAHSDLLDDIRSEGTFTVGTEARFAPFEYIEDGDIVGYSADIMEHIMPELGEDVELIRMDLPWQGILPGLERERFDYVVTSVTATPERMERYHLSAPIADATMAILKRTGEDDISSPEDIAGKVAAAQSGSAQLEALEALAAELEEAGTPVEDIRTYTGVDEAFAELGNGRVDVVINSLPNLLEAERTRPEVFEVVGTFGDPVYFSWAGRDNEESASLNAFMDEQIQRLNEDGTLEELQEKWFGSTMDLPDELPSAE; encoded by the coding sequence ATGCATCGTACAACGGCTATTACCGCTGGTTTACTGCTCAGCGTCAGCTTTGCCTCCACCGCCCATAGCGATTTGCTTGATGATATTCGCTCAGAGGGCACGTTTACGGTCGGCACTGAAGCGCGTTTCGCCCCTTTCGAATACATTGAAGACGGTGACATCGTCGGCTACTCAGCTGACATCATGGAACACATCATGCCTGAGCTTGGTGAGGACGTGGAATTGATCCGTATGGACCTGCCTTGGCAAGGCATTCTGCCAGGTCTGGAGCGCGAGAGGTTTGATTATGTCGTCACCTCCGTGACCGCCACCCCGGAACGCATGGAACGCTATCACTTAAGCGCCCCCATCGCCGACGCGACCATGGCCATCCTCAAACGCACCGGTGAAGACGACATCAGCTCCCCTGAAGACATCGCGGGCAAAGTCGCGGCAGCGCAGTCGGGGTCGGCGCAATTAGAAGCCCTGGAAGCGTTAGCCGCAGAGCTAGAGGAGGCAGGAACACCGGTTGAGGACATCCGCACCTACACAGGCGTCGATGAGGCCTTTGCCGAGTTGGGAAACGGACGAGTCGATGTGGTCATCAACAGCTTGCCTAACCTGCTAGAAGCCGAGCGTACGCGCCCAGAGGTCTTTGAGGTCGTCGGCACCTTTGGTGATCCGGTTTACTTCTCTTGGGCGGGCCGTGATAACGAGGAAAGTGCTTCGCTAAATGCCTTTATGGACGAGCAAATCCAACGGCTCAATGAGGACGGTACGCTCGAAGAGCTACAGGAAAAATGGTTCGGTTCCACAATGGATCTGCCCGATGAGCTTCCTTCCGCAGAATAA
- a CDS encoding amino acid ABC transporter permease, whose product MFEILLNHYPALVEGLTTTLVVSLSAIAFGLVLGVLLAFGLMSRYRLLSWPCGLYRSFWRGTPILLQLLLVYYLLPEVGIEIAPIYAAILTLTLNTAAFQSEIFRSGISHIPAGQIEAARMAGISDWQTRKRIIMPQVFRLTLPPLTNEIITILKNSSLISVIAVTELMRVSEQIASRTFQPLETYLAAALLYLAVNLVLARVSAYLERRMVGGLATE is encoded by the coding sequence ATGTTTGAGATTCTGCTCAACCACTATCCGGCTCTTGTTGAAGGCTTGACCACCACATTGGTGGTCTCGCTTTCCGCCATCGCATTTGGCTTGGTACTGGGTGTCTTACTGGCTTTCGGATTGATGAGCCGATATCGCCTTTTATCCTGGCCATGCGGCCTTTACCGAAGCTTTTGGCGAGGGACGCCCATCCTGCTGCAATTGCTGTTGGTCTACTACCTGCTGCCGGAAGTGGGTATAGAAATAGCCCCTATCTATGCGGCGATACTCACACTCACGTTGAATACGGCAGCGTTTCAATCGGAAATTTTTCGCAGCGGGATCAGCCACATTCCAGCTGGCCAAATAGAAGCCGCCCGTATGGCGGGGATCTCGGATTGGCAAACCCGGAAGCGCATCATCATGCCTCAGGTGTTCCGCCTTACGTTGCCACCATTAACAAACGAAATCATCACTATCCTCAAAAACTCATCGCTCATCTCGGTGATTGCAGTGACGGAGTTGATGCGGGTTAGCGAGCAAATTGCATCGCGTACGTTTCAGCCACTGGAAACGTACTTGGCGGCGGCGTTGCTTTATCTGGCCGTAAACCTGGTGCTGGCACGCGTCAGCGCTTATTTGGAACGCCGCATGGTCGGCGGTCTCGCCACCGAGTAA
- a CDS encoding GntR family transcriptional regulator has protein sequence MANAVHTTPSPVVQTATTKVHEVIKQRILDGHYRGHEYIREANIARELEVSRTPVREALRELVSEGWLEMIPHHGSRVTAWTEKDAREVFELRLVLEPMAVRMACEHMHKDCLVRLEAMASEMEQLTERADTEPSVRNVIASLNHEFHRELIRASGNQRLSAVLESVVRTSVIRRNFGNYDLASLRRSMRHHREILEAITEGSPLWAERVMSAHLLAAKSLHFRFSDAPDY, from the coding sequence ATGGCGAACGCAGTTCACACAACGCCTTCTCCCGTGGTCCAAACAGCCACGACTAAGGTGCACGAAGTCATCAAGCAGCGGATTCTAGATGGCCACTACCGAGGTCATGAGTACATTCGTGAAGCGAATATCGCCCGTGAACTCGAAGTGAGCAGAACGCCCGTCCGTGAGGCCCTTCGCGAATTGGTATCAGAGGGTTGGCTTGAGATGATTCCCCATCACGGCTCTCGTGTGACGGCCTGGACGGAGAAGGATGCTCGTGAGGTCTTTGAATTGCGACTGGTGTTGGAGCCTATGGCGGTACGCATGGCCTGTGAGCACATGCATAAGGATTGTCTGGTCAGGCTCGAGGCAATGGCTTCAGAAATGGAACAGCTCACTGAGAGGGCCGATACAGAGCCATCGGTACGTAACGTGATCGCCTCACTCAACCACGAGTTTCACCGCGAACTAATTCGCGCGAGTGGAAACCAGCGCCTGAGTGCCGTGTTGGAGAGCGTGGTACGCACCTCGGTAATACGACGTAATTTTGGTAACTACGACCTTGCTAGCCTTCGCCGCAGCATGCGCCATCACCGTGAGATTCTGGAAGCCATCACTGAGGGTAGCCCATTATGGGCCGAACGAGTCATGAGCGCTCACCTACTCGCTGCAAAGTCGCTGCATTTCCGCTTTTCCGATGCTCCTGACTATTAG
- a CDS encoding amino acid ABC transporter ATP-binding protein produces MPMVDTLATSPSNRQKAIVEAQGVSKQFGDLEVLTDIDFSLLPSEVVCVIGPSGSGKSTLLRCLAFLEPYDHGSVYIDSQLLGYEDSGGKRVRTSEKRVDEVRAQVGMVFQHFHLWPHRTALENVTEALRLVNGLSRRDANEEGMAMLEQVGLADRAGHFPESLSGGQKQRVAIARALAMKPRVMFFDEPTSALDPELVGEVLEVMNKLAADGMTMVVVTHEMGFAAKVADRVIFMDQGRVVESGAPDKLFRQPQSERLQQFLNTWRERHID; encoded by the coding sequence ATGCCCATGGTTGACACGTTAGCGACATCACCGTCTAACCGACAAAAAGCGATTGTCGAGGCGCAGGGCGTAAGCAAGCAATTTGGCGACCTTGAGGTGCTGACCGATATCGACTTCAGTCTTTTGCCTTCCGAGGTGGTGTGTGTGATAGGGCCCTCAGGATCAGGTAAATCGACCCTGTTGCGTTGCCTGGCTTTCTTGGAGCCCTATGATCACGGCAGCGTTTATATCGACAGCCAACTGTTGGGCTACGAAGACAGCGGTGGGAAACGCGTTCGCACAAGCGAGAAGCGCGTGGACGAAGTACGCGCGCAGGTCGGCATGGTGTTTCAGCATTTCCATTTATGGCCCCATCGCACCGCGCTTGAGAACGTGACCGAAGCGCTGCGACTGGTCAACGGTCTTTCGCGACGAGATGCTAACGAGGAAGGCATGGCCATGCTTGAGCAAGTCGGCCTGGCCGACCGTGCCGGGCATTTTCCCGAGAGCCTTTCTGGCGGGCAGAAGCAGCGAGTCGCCATTGCAAGGGCCCTTGCCATGAAACCCAGAGTGATGTTTTTCGATGAACCTACTTCCGCTCTCGACCCTGAGCTGGTTGGGGAAGTGCTGGAGGTAATGAATAAGCTGGCTGCCGACGGCATGACCATGGTGGTGGTCACTCACGAAATGGGCTTTGCCGCAAAAGTGGCCGACCGGGTGATCTTTATGGATCAAGGCCGCGTGGTGGAGAGCGGCGCGCCTGACAAGCTATTCCGCCAACCCCAAAGCGAACGCCTTCAACAATTTCTTAATACCTGGCGCGAGCGCCATATCGATTAA
- a CDS encoding DUF1989 domain-containing protein, whose amino-acid sequence MNTATPFDHARIEQLPKSNTEPCGHNHTLDTPISPDGTPVLGERYEVAARGGRAVRLKAGQTIRIINTHGTQVCDTWAFSTHNLNEFMSWEHGRAWLSGLIPKVGDPLISNRRRPIMTLTADTSPGIHDTLMAACDLFRYMTLGVEDYHDNCADNLRLAMKAIGIDAPEVPQPFNLWMNIPVNDQMNVDWCPPVSKPGDYVDLRAEMDCVVAMSSCPQDIIPINGEDCEPVEVHFEVHE is encoded by the coding sequence ATGAATACTGCGACACCCTTTGATCATGCGCGTATTGAGCAACTGCCCAAAAGTAACACTGAGCCCTGCGGACATAACCACACGCTGGACACGCCAATTTCCCCGGACGGCACGCCTGTCTTGGGGGAGCGTTATGAAGTGGCTGCCCGGGGTGGCCGAGCAGTGCGTCTAAAAGCGGGGCAGACTATCCGCATCATCAATACGCACGGAACCCAGGTGTGCGATACCTGGGCGTTCAGCACCCACAATCTCAATGAATTCATGTCCTGGGAGCATGGCCGTGCCTGGCTCAGCGGGTTAATCCCCAAAGTCGGCGACCCGCTGATAAGCAACCGTCGCCGTCCGATCATGACCCTCACAGCAGATACCTCTCCTGGCATTCACGATACGTTAATGGCCGCCTGCGACCTGTTTCGATACATGACGTTAGGCGTCGAGGACTACCACGACAATTGCGCTGATAACCTCCGCCTGGCCATGAAAGCCATTGGCATTGATGCCCCCGAAGTTCCCCAACCGTTCAATTTGTGGATGAACATTCCGGTTAATGATCAGATGAACGTTGACTGGTGTCCGCCTGTTTCTAAGCCAGGTGATTACGTCGACCTACGCGCTGAAATGGACTGTGTCGTGGCCATGTCATCCTGCCCTCAGGACATCATCCCGATCAATGGGGAGGACTGCGAGCCGGTGGAAGTGCATTTCGAGGTTCACGAATAA